In the genome of Bradyrhizobium arachidis, one region contains:
- a CDS encoding Rid family hydrolase, with the protein MMSTPERQANFAYVISFFDRSPFGSLADLGFTRAACEELLHEVVEHNGGRIVPENTSLDMAGQASDVLGQLSRLLETRESGRSHVLQTTIFVTKLSEKAALNAAWKHSSLRLLFLHGRSSESLTSPGVKLEMTAIATCRASA; encoded by the coding sequence ATGATGAGTACCCCGGAAAGACAAGCGAATTTCGCCTATGTTATTTCCTTTTTTGACAGATCGCCTTTTGGGTCACTAGCGGACCTCGGCTTCACTCGCGCTGCGTGTGAGGAATTGCTCCACGAAGTTGTCGAGCACAATGGCGGCCGGATCGTCCCCGAGAACACGAGCCTTGATATGGCTGGCCAAGCGAGCGATGTGCTTGGCCAATTGTCGCGTTTATTGGAAACTCGGGAGTCTGGCCGATCCCATGTCCTTCAGACCACTATCTTCGTCACGAAGCTTAGTGAGAAGGCCGCATTGAATGCGGCTTGGAAGCATTCTTCGCTGAGGCTGCTCTTCCTGCACGGGCGGTCGTCGGAGTCGCTGACCAGCCCCGGCGTCAAACTCGAGATGACCGCAATCGCGACCTGCCGAGCTTCGGCCTAG
- a CDS encoding PAS domain-containing sensor histidine kinase: MSRAGLRFWSAVLAFAVFMVDVLTPLEGAVAVLYVVAILLAARTNRRNDIIIAAAGCIVLTVSAYLTSHDLHEIASPALRALVSLAAIGVTTLLVLQNHAATTRLAAQARLLNLSHDMIFVRDRGGVITFWNKTAEQTYGWSTEEALGQLADKLLRTSYPDRREAIEASLLDSGRWEGRVEQRTKAGAVLTVDARWALQHDHLGKPVGVLETHTDVTDRVAAHNALVQSEQRYRRMFDASRIGVVEEDWSGLRTALDALPSRGADLRDYLARHPDFVRHARGLARIIDVNPALQKMAGASSSAAFIENVDKLLGENDRSFLDALVAFAQGERFHEGETELVRLDGGKVPVLFTITFSPRSDDDHDVLVFVVDITERKQAHDALLAAQAELAHAARVATLGELSASIAHEVNQPLAAIVTSGEAGLRWLRRDVPDLKEVATTIGHVVAQGRRASEIVTRIRTFLKKAPAQQDVLQIGEIIAEATALVARELAKDDVALIVETARDLPPVRGDRIQLQQVLVNLLVNAGQAMSGRPGSRTITLRAGTVDGETLAITVQDSGPGIQPDDLPRLFDPFFTTKDGGMGMGLAICRTTVEAHGGRLSVASTPGSGATFHLTLPYSQEHALP, translated from the coding sequence ATGAGCCGCGCCGGCTTGCGGTTCTGGTCCGCCGTCCTCGCCTTCGCGGTCTTCATGGTCGACGTGCTGACGCCACTCGAGGGCGCGGTCGCGGTTCTCTATGTCGTCGCGATCCTGCTTGCGGCGAGGACGAACCGGCGCAACGACATTATCATCGCCGCAGCCGGTTGCATCGTCCTGACCGTCAGCGCCTATCTGACGTCGCATGATCTGCACGAGATCGCCTCACCTGCCCTGCGCGCGTTGGTGAGCCTAGCGGCAATCGGGGTCACGACCCTGCTGGTGTTGCAGAATCACGCGGCGACAACGCGTCTTGCGGCGCAGGCGCGCCTCCTCAATCTCTCGCATGACATGATCTTCGTCAGGGATCGCGGCGGCGTGATCACGTTCTGGAACAAGACTGCGGAACAGACCTATGGCTGGTCGACTGAGGAGGCGCTCGGGCAACTCGCCGACAAGCTGCTGCGAACCAGCTATCCCGACCGGCGCGAAGCCATCGAGGCCAGCCTGCTCGATAGCGGGCGATGGGAAGGCAGGGTGGAGCAACGGACGAAGGCCGGCGCCGTGCTCACCGTCGATGCCCGATGGGCCCTGCAGCACGACCACCTCGGTAAACCCGTCGGGGTGCTTGAGACGCATACCGACGTCACGGACCGCGTGGCGGCGCACAACGCGCTGGTGCAGAGCGAGCAGCGATACCGCCGGATGTTCGACGCAAGCCGGATCGGCGTCGTCGAGGAAGACTGGAGCGGACTGCGGACTGCGCTGGATGCGCTACCGAGCCGCGGGGCGGACCTGCGCGATTATCTGGCGCGACACCCCGATTTCGTGCGTCATGCCCGCGGGCTTGCCAGAATCATCGACGTCAATCCGGCCCTGCAGAAGATGGCAGGCGCAAGCAGCTCTGCGGCCTTCATCGAGAACGTGGACAAGCTGCTGGGCGAGAACGATCGCAGCTTCCTCGATGCGCTGGTCGCATTCGCGCAAGGCGAGCGGTTCCACGAAGGCGAGACCGAGCTCGTGCGCCTCGATGGAGGCAAGGTCCCCGTGCTGTTCACGATCACCTTTTCGCCTCGATCCGACGACGATCATGACGTGCTCGTCTTCGTCGTCGACATCACCGAGCGCAAGCAGGCGCATGACGCCCTGCTCGCGGCGCAGGCTGAGCTCGCCCATGCCGCGCGCGTCGCCACCCTCGGTGAGCTCAGCGCGTCCATTGCGCACGAGGTAAACCAGCCGCTGGCGGCGATCGTCACTAGCGGCGAGGCCGGTCTGCGCTGGCTGCGGCGCGACGTCCCCGATCTCAAGGAGGTTGCGACGACGATCGGCCATGTCGTTGCCCAGGGCCGTCGCGCTAGCGAGATCGTAACCCGCATCCGGACCTTCCTGAAGAAGGCCCCGGCTCAGCAGGACGTGCTGCAGATCGGCGAGATCATCGCGGAGGCGACGGCGCTGGTCGCGCGCGAGCTCGCCAAGGATGATGTCGCCCTTATCGTCGAAACGGCGCGTGACTTGCCGCCGGTTCGCGGCGACCGGATTCAGCTGCAGCAGGTCCTGGTCAACCTTCTGGTCAATGCCGGCCAGGCCATGTCGGGCCGGCCCGGTTCCCGCACCATCACCCTGCGCGCCGGCACCGTGGATGGCGAAACGCTCGCGATCACGGTGCAGGACAGCGGCCCGGGCATCCAGCCTGATGACCTGCCGCGCCTGTTCGATCCGTTCTTTACGACGAAGGATGGTGGAATGGGCATGGGACTTGCGATCTGCCGAACGACGGTGGAAGCTCACGGCGGCCGGTTGTCGGTGGCGAGCACCCCGGGCTCGGGAGCGACATTCCACCTGACACTGCCATATAGCCAAGAACACGCCCTGCCATGA
- a CDS encoding DUF1656 domain-containing protein: MTNTYRELVVGGVLIAPIVSYAVIALLAFLLLRPLLRFVGFASWFSNPSLAELSLYVAMFGLLALFF; encoded by the coding sequence ATGACGAACACCTATCGGGAGCTGGTCGTCGGCGGCGTGCTCATCGCCCCCATTGTTTCCTATGCGGTAATCGCGCTGCTCGCGTTCCTGCTGCTCCGCCCGCTGCTGCGCTTCGTCGGATTCGCAAGCTGGTTCAGCAACCCCTCGCTGGCGGAGCTCAGTCTCTACGTCGCGATGTTCGGCTTGCTCGCACTGTTCTTCTAG
- a CDS encoding response regulator transcription factor, whose product MTRPNQAQPPAQSSNATVIIVDDDAGIRASLDSLFRSVGLETRLFGSPAELLGSSLPDGPGCIVLDVRLPGVSGLDLQGQLVRHGISYPIIFMTGHGDIPMSVRAMKAGAVDFLSKPFRDQDMLDAVTAALERDAQHRAEAATKDDIRAQYETLTAREREVMGHVTAGLMNKQVAALIGLSEITVKIHRGNVMRKMGVRSLADLVRKAEALGISQTRRTTDQT is encoded by the coding sequence ATGACACGACCAAACCAGGCCCAACCGCCGGCGCAATCCTCCAACGCGACTGTCATCATCGTCGACGACGATGCCGGCATCCGCGCCTCGCTCGATAGCCTGTTCCGATCCGTCGGTCTCGAGACGCGGCTGTTCGGCTCGCCGGCCGAACTGCTCGGCAGCTCGCTGCCCGACGGCCCTGGCTGCATCGTACTGGACGTCCGCCTTCCGGGCGTCAGCGGGCTCGATCTGCAAGGCCAGCTCGTTCGGCATGGCATCAGCTATCCGATCATCTTCATGACCGGCCATGGCGACATTCCCATGTCGGTGCGCGCCATGAAGGCCGGCGCGGTCGACTTCCTGTCCAAGCCGTTCCGCGACCAGGACATGCTCGATGCGGTGACGGCGGCGCTGGAGCGCGATGCACAGCACCGCGCCGAAGCCGCGACCAAGGACGACATCCGCGCCCAGTACGAGACCCTGACGGCGCGCGAGCGCGAGGTGATGGGCCACGTCACCGCCGGCCTGATGAACAAGCAGGTCGCCGCCCTGATCGGCCTCAGCGAGATCACAGTCAAGATCCACCGCGGGAACGTGATGCGCAAGATGGGGGTCAGGTCGCTGGCCGACCTCGTCCGCAAGGCCGAGGCGCTCGGGATTTCCCAAACCCGAAGGACTACGGACCAAACCTGA
- a CDS encoding FUSC family protein: MPVNAASAAVPRPLVFAGFPASSWAFALRVWLAMTLALYVSFWLELDSPSSSALTVAVLALPTRGQGMEKAGYRLVATVIGVVASIAIAGLFSQTDGLLLAVLGMWVGLCVYVAGMLDGNRAYAAALCCITVALVAVQQIDTPLQVFPTGVARGAAIGIGVLAVALVNEVLAAPNYHPVLASRIEGLHGRVTGLAQAAGHPSATAAASLLHDIAALRPEIASLVTESSTGTPRTEAARSALVDLVSALSLGRMLAALPTASPDKVGLIAMSRSWLQAEISRKNAQVCSSLEALREGTHPHHAWRAPLYRSRRIAAETAARAAISFMLIALFFVLTGWPSTELCLTLVAAIIGLSSISPAPRIFAQVTVTAMPIACALAGILKYLVFNGVSEFQLLAIGLAPVVIGLALLMSLPNPMLSSLGRLVLVFMIAVLAPTNPQSYDPEVFLVTSLFACMSAVLVFAAQMLLPPLSGDRRVRLLLGEAGRELDHLGRGRTRHLAPEEAAFRDAARIEQILTANGALPLDRQITAKAMRCFDQAETLRRCCAELDRLRQGPLAGAARDAREALARRSGRAILASAEALRKAAARSKLSANSAIAMLIAARGALAPSQSPS; this comes from the coding sequence ATGCCAGTAAACGCCGCCAGTGCTGCCGTGCCGCGTCCACTGGTTTTCGCCGGGTTTCCCGCGAGCTCCTGGGCCTTCGCGTTGCGCGTATGGCTGGCGATGACGCTCGCCCTCTATGTCAGCTTCTGGCTCGAGCTGGACTCGCCGTCGTCGTCCGCCCTCACCGTCGCCGTCCTGGCCCTGCCGACACGCGGCCAGGGCATGGAGAAGGCCGGCTACCGGCTGGTCGCAACCGTCATCGGCGTCGTGGCGTCCATCGCGATCGCGGGCCTGTTTTCCCAGACCGACGGTCTCCTGCTCGCGGTGCTCGGCATGTGGGTCGGGCTCTGCGTCTATGTCGCGGGGATGCTGGACGGCAATCGCGCTTATGCGGCGGCGCTGTGCTGCATCACCGTCGCCCTCGTCGCCGTCCAGCAGATCGACACGCCGCTGCAGGTGTTCCCGACCGGCGTCGCACGCGGCGCCGCCATCGGCATCGGCGTTCTCGCGGTGGCGCTCGTGAACGAGGTTCTGGCCGCACCGAACTATCATCCGGTGCTGGCAAGCCGCATCGAGGGGTTGCACGGCCGGGTCACGGGTCTCGCGCAAGCGGCCGGGCATCCCTCCGCAACGGCTGCCGCGAGCCTGCTGCACGACATCGCGGCACTGCGTCCGGAGATCGCCAGCCTCGTAACGGAGTCGAGCACCGGCACGCCGAGAACCGAAGCCGCGCGCTCCGCGCTGGTCGACCTCGTCAGCGCGCTCTCGCTCGGCCGCATGCTCGCAGCGCTCCCCACCGCTTCCCCGGATAAAGTCGGGCTGATAGCGATGTCCCGATCCTGGCTCCAGGCCGAGATCAGCCGAAAGAACGCGCAGGTGTGCAGCAGCCTCGAAGCGCTGCGTGAAGGGACGCACCCACATCATGCATGGCGCGCGCCGCTCTACCGCTCGCGCCGCATCGCGGCGGAAACCGCCGCACGGGCCGCGATCTCGTTCATGCTGATCGCGCTCTTCTTCGTGCTGACGGGCTGGCCGAGCACCGAGCTCTGCCTCACGCTCGTCGCAGCGATCATCGGCCTCAGCTCAATCTCGCCCGCGCCACGAATCTTTGCGCAGGTAACGGTGACGGCGATGCCGATCGCCTGCGCGCTGGCGGGCATCCTGAAATACCTCGTCTTCAACGGCGTCTCCGAGTTTCAGCTGCTGGCGATCGGTCTTGCGCCTGTCGTCATCGGCCTCGCGCTGCTGATGTCATTGCCGAACCCGATGTTGTCGTCCCTCGGCCGGCTCGTCCTGGTGTTCATGATCGCCGTCCTCGCACCGACCAATCCGCAGAGCTACGACCCCGAGGTGTTCCTGGTGACGAGCCTCTTCGCCTGCATGTCGGCGGTGCTCGTCTTCGCGGCACAGATGCTGCTGCCGCCCCTATCCGGCGACCGGAGGGTGCGGCTGCTGCTGGGAGAGGCCGGGCGCGAGCTGGATCACCTCGGCCGCGGACGAACCCGACACCTCGCGCCGGAAGAAGCCGCGTTTCGCGACGCAGCACGGATCGAACAGATCCTGACCGCAAACGGTGCCTTGCCCCTGGATCGTCAGATCACGGCCAAAGCGATGCGTTGTTTCGACCAGGCCGAGACCTTGCGGCGTTGCTGCGCCGAACTGGACCGACTGCGACAGGGTCCGCTCGCCGGAGCGGCGCGGGACGCGCGCGAGGCTCTCGCCCGGCGCAGCGGCCGCGCCATCCTCGCTTCTGCCGAGGCGCTGCGCAAGGCGGCAGCGCGAAGCAAATTGTCCGCCAATTCGGCCATCGCCATGCTGATTGCAGCGCGCGGCGCATTAGCGCCCTCACAATCTCCAAGCTAG
- a CDS encoding biotin/lipoyl-binding protein, with amino-acid sequence MDAALPRDAAARRGEPSVEVQADAADNVNDSGVPETVAHDTGDRAMENGRPQEQTTSPSTPQRKAAVRFIRASGKHLATLGIALTAIVIAAATWQHYVTAPWTRNGSVRVQVANVAPQVAGKIVELRVADNQFVHKGDVLYVIDPFDFEVAVRVGKALVDQRAADLVVKKAEFDRRQHLSDLATTPEEQQIYAGNAAQAKAAYEAATHQLAQAELNLKRTSVVSPVDGYVTNLLLRAGDYAVTGVSNVSVIDSNSFWIDGYFEETKMARVCVGDRAEAQLVGYPSPILGHVKTVTRGISASNAATGTQGLPNVDPIYTWVRLAQRVPVRLAIDTVPPDVPLVSGMTATVTIRQPSAGGGQSWFDRFRASFVDPVVDLVGAGRPPRPDCLQAASQQRPEVEALPYTREPAVPPAEKIAPGLTPGIDASPRQP; translated from the coding sequence ATGGACGCCGCCCTGCCCCGGGACGCCGCCGCGCGCCGCGGCGAGCCGTCAGTCGAAGTCCAGGCCGATGCCGCCGACAACGTGAACGATTCGGGCGTGCCGGAGACCGTGGCGCACGACACTGGTGATCGCGCGATGGAGAACGGCAGGCCTCAGGAACAGACCACGTCCCCCTCGACGCCGCAGCGCAAAGCGGCGGTCCGCTTCATCCGCGCTTCCGGCAAGCATCTAGCGACCCTGGGGATTGCACTGACCGCAATCGTGATTGCGGCTGCGACCTGGCAGCACTACGTCACGGCGCCCTGGACGCGGAACGGCAGTGTGCGTGTCCAGGTCGCCAACGTCGCGCCGCAGGTTGCCGGCAAGATCGTGGAGCTGCGTGTGGCCGACAACCAGTTCGTCCACAAGGGCGACGTCCTCTACGTCATCGACCCCTTCGACTTCGAGGTGGCTGTCCGCGTCGGCAAGGCCCTGGTCGACCAGCGGGCCGCGGATCTCGTGGTGAAGAAGGCCGAGTTCGACCGGCGCCAGCATCTGTCCGATCTTGCGACGACGCCCGAAGAGCAGCAGATCTATGCAGGCAATGCGGCGCAGGCGAAGGCTGCCTACGAGGCAGCAACGCACCAACTCGCGCAGGCGGAGTTGAACCTGAAGCGCACCAGCGTGGTCAGTCCGGTCGACGGCTATGTCACCAACCTCCTGCTGCGTGCGGGCGATTATGCCGTCACCGGCGTCAGCAACGTTTCCGTCATCGACTCCAACAGCTTCTGGATCGACGGCTATTTCGAGGAGACCAAGATGGCGCGGGTGTGCGTCGGCGATCGCGCCGAAGCGCAACTGGTCGGTTATCCCAGCCCGATACTCGGACATGTGAAGACCGTAACGCGGGGCATCAGCGCGTCGAACGCCGCCACAGGCACGCAAGGCCTGCCCAACGTCGATCCGATCTACACCTGGGTGCGGCTGGCGCAGCGCGTACCGGTCCGCCTCGCCATTGATACGGTTCCGCCGGATGTCCCGCTCGTCTCCGGCATGACAGCGACGGTGACGATCCGGCAGCCGTCCGCGGGCGGTGGCCAAAGCTGGTTCGACCGGTTCCGCGCGAGCTTCGTCGATCCCGTCGTCGATCTGGTCGGCGCGGGACGTCCGCCCCGTCCGGACTGCCTGCAAGCGGCATCGCAGCAGCGCCCCGAGGTGGAAGCGCTTCCCTACACACGCGAGCCCGCGGTTCCGCCGGCAGAGAAGATCGCACCCGGCCTCACGCCCGGTATCGATGCCTCGCCACGCCAACCCTGA
- a CDS encoding response regulator transcription factor has protein sequence MAKNPVIAIVDDDEGVRTSLASLVRSLGYEAHAYESGVDFLQHAPGDDPACMIADIQMPVITGDELQAQLIASGRRFPIIFMTAFPSENVRQRVMAAGAHCYLGKPSSGDEIIRCLEDALAGHDAQP, from the coding sequence ATGGCCAAAAACCCCGTGATTGCGATTGTGGACGACGATGAAGGCGTTCGCACGTCGCTCGCGAGCCTGGTTCGCTCGCTCGGCTACGAGGCCCACGCCTACGAGTCCGGCGTCGACTTCCTGCAGCATGCGCCGGGAGACGATCCAGCATGCATGATCGCCGACATCCAGATGCCGGTGATCACCGGCGACGAATTGCAGGCACAGTTGATTGCGTCCGGCCGCCGCTTCCCGATCATCTTCATGACCGCATTTCCAAGCGAAAACGTGCGTCAGCGCGTGATGGCGGCCGGCGCGCATTGCTATCTCGGCAAGCCTTCCAGCGGTGACGAGATCATCCGCTGTCTCGAGGACGCGTTGGCAGGCCACGACGCACAACCGTAA
- a CDS encoding helix-turn-helix domain-containing protein, giving the protein MSLQMSYPQNAKDHVAAAIDVSSIDGRQLPSSRRSPRSAEEAMTLSLVHLDVALAIEPPAPNVRGSADGEPSFKVSAKRLARASAEADPEMGAEEVTDPVMQRLSDALAATRAMHNPHSAILVDALRLAMLTRKASGRTLLGQGQSELAESDREGQACRTVRSLQKWRLKRVMQYIDDNLDAKVTLQHLAAVAGLSRMHFAAQFRAAVGMRPHDYLLKRRIERAQELLQRADTSLVDIALTVGFQTQAHFTTVFKRFAGNTPYQWRSAHLAQFLPLPRIEARPS; this is encoded by the coding sequence ATGTCGCTGCAGATGTCATACCCGCAAAACGCCAAGGATCATGTTGCCGCCGCAATCGACGTCTCGTCGATCGACGGCCGGCAGTTGCCGTCATCGAGACGATCGCCGCGCTCCGCCGAGGAGGCAATGACGCTCTCCCTCGTGCATCTGGATGTTGCGCTCGCCATCGAGCCGCCTGCGCCGAACGTACGAGGATCTGCCGACGGCGAGCCGAGCTTCAAGGTGTCCGCCAAGCGTCTTGCGCGCGCGTCCGCTGAGGCTGATCCGGAGATGGGTGCCGAGGAGGTCACGGATCCGGTGATGCAGCGCCTCTCGGATGCACTCGCGGCCACCAGAGCCATGCACAATCCCCATTCCGCTATCCTCGTCGATGCGTTGCGTTTGGCCATGCTGACGCGCAAGGCCAGCGGGCGGACGCTGCTCGGACAAGGCCAGTCCGAGCTGGCCGAGAGCGACCGCGAGGGGCAAGCGTGCCGGACAGTGCGGTCGCTGCAGAAATGGCGCCTCAAGCGCGTCATGCAGTATATCGACGACAATCTGGACGCGAAGGTCACCCTGCAGCATCTGGCTGCTGTTGCCGGCCTCAGCCGGATGCATTTTGCCGCGCAATTCCGGGCGGCCGTCGGCATGCGGCCGCACGATTATCTGCTAAAGCGGCGGATCGAGCGTGCCCAGGAATTGCTGCAGCGGGCCGACACCTCCCTTGTCGATATCGCCCTGACCGTCGGGTTCCAGACGCAGGCTCATTTCACGACGGTGTTCAAGCGCTTCGCCGGCAATACGCCATATCAATGGAGGAGCGCGCATCTCGCGCAATTTCTGCCGCTGCCGCGCATCGAGGCGAGGCCATCATGA
- a CDS encoding AMP-binding protein, with amino-acid sequence MKDLLRETAKSPRVNCSKRISFSSDGTEAEAQNTLGQAIGRTASRYPHRPAIVSTTFAPLTYGDLQRRLNDIRGQLRLGGFDCSARIGVLMPSGPEAVLAIVAVACCSIAVPLDPRLSPAEIDQRIDMLRLSALLVPQDCSSEARQAADRSGIAIIEAVPVGHRQLGFHVAVRAADSPAIDAEPSPRSPAFILQTSGTTAQPKLIPFSHSNMLAAATRLQAWFGLTPQDRCLSVSPPFYSHGLKVTVFTPLLTGGSIAVPANYAIVALDEWFDALRATWYSAGPTLHAAVLDKARSIEDVQAAHTLRFVVSGGAPLPTDVQDGLQRILGVPVLEHYGSSEAAQIAANLPPPGANRPGTCGQPWPDTLAVVNEDGHFLTAGERGEIWVRGPTVFSGYFDLPALNQAAFVDGWFRTGDIGSLDEDGFLSLHGRLSEMINRGGEKIAPAEIESALLRHPAVAEAAAFAIPHPRLGEDVAAAIIARHGTLTTPAELREFLQRELASFKVPRRIVILDQLPRGPTGKVLRGQLRQSLRDLPDHQGTMPAPVVRQGALDLEGELLTLWRKLLKSDAVTLDDDFFASGGDSLLAMEMLIQLEQLIGQAVPEKILFGAETVRQLVRKIDTQIDTQATSFIHFHAGGNRHPLHFFNGDLVRGHASVRRMVELLGPDHPIISINPQGLRGESVPPSIEQMAADHLPLILKQQAHGPFFLGGKCNGAMVAFETARQLMAAGHKVQMVAMVDPPTVNARALTRAIVALMKPLVPSRVLRQIFELMAQLERYAKRSASKPIVIANSEVPRPLWDAYSFAMARYLPAPLDVPVVFYAAEHDGQGWRRLSSRLEVVQVPWGHQGCLSVGAARLVDHLRQRIDALVDGAPSAIEQHASPMFSHGEKIGDTP; translated from the coding sequence GTGAAAGACTTGCTCCGAGAGACCGCGAAGTCGCCTCGTGTGAATTGCTCCAAGAGAATCTCGTTCTCCTCTGATGGCACAGAAGCCGAAGCGCAAAACACTCTGGGCCAAGCCATTGGTCGGACTGCCAGCCGGTACCCCCACCGACCTGCGATCGTCTCCACCACGTTTGCACCGCTGACGTACGGCGATCTTCAGCGCCGGTTGAACGATATCCGCGGGCAGTTGCGTTTGGGTGGGTTCGATTGCAGCGCCCGGATCGGGGTGCTCATGCCGAGCGGTCCGGAGGCGGTTCTTGCCATCGTGGCAGTCGCCTGCTGCAGCATCGCAGTTCCTCTTGATCCGCGGCTGTCCCCTGCAGAGATCGACCAGCGCATCGACATGCTGCGCCTGAGCGCTCTTCTGGTGCCGCAGGACTGTAGTTCTGAAGCTCGGCAAGCCGCTGATCGGAGCGGGATTGCCATCATCGAAGCCGTCCCGGTCGGACACCGCCAGCTTGGATTCCATGTCGCCGTGCGGGCAGCCGACTCCCCTGCGATCGACGCTGAACCTAGTCCACGCTCGCCCGCCTTCATCCTGCAGACGTCAGGCACGACCGCGCAGCCAAAGCTCATTCCGTTCAGCCACAGCAATATGCTGGCGGCGGCCACCCGTCTTCAGGCCTGGTTCGGCCTCACGCCCCAGGACCGTTGCCTGAGCGTGTCGCCCCCTTTCTATTCTCATGGGCTTAAAGTAACTGTCTTCACACCGCTCCTGACCGGCGGCAGCATTGCGGTCCCGGCGAACTACGCCATCGTGGCGCTCGATGAGTGGTTCGATGCCCTTCGGGCGACCTGGTACTCGGCAGGGCCCACGCTTCACGCTGCAGTTCTGGACAAAGCAAGAAGTATCGAGGATGTGCAGGCGGCGCACACCTTACGGTTCGTCGTATCGGGCGGCGCGCCGCTGCCGACAGACGTACAAGATGGCCTGCAGCGGATCTTGGGCGTGCCTGTGCTGGAGCATTACGGCTCCAGCGAGGCAGCGCAGATCGCAGCCAATCTGCCGCCGCCTGGCGCGAATAGGCCAGGAACTTGCGGCCAACCTTGGCCTGATACTCTGGCCGTCGTTAACGAGGATGGACATTTCCTAACAGCGGGCGAGCGCGGCGAGATCTGGGTTCGTGGCCCGACGGTGTTCTCCGGCTATTTCGATCTGCCGGCACTCAATCAAGCTGCTTTCGTAGATGGTTGGTTTCGCACGGGCGATATTGGCAGCCTTGACGAAGACGGCTTTCTTTCCTTGCATGGCCGCCTAAGCGAGATGATCAATCGCGGCGGTGAGAAGATTGCCCCTGCGGAGATCGAATCTGCGTTGCTGCGCCATCCGGCGGTAGCCGAGGCTGCCGCCTTTGCCATTCCTCATCCACGTCTTGGCGAGGACGTCGCGGCCGCGATCATTGCTCGACATGGGACGCTTACGACACCTGCGGAGCTTCGCGAGTTCTTGCAACGTGAGTTGGCATCTTTCAAGGTTCCGCGGCGCATTGTGATCCTCGACCAGCTGCCAAGGGGCCCGACGGGAAAAGTGCTGCGCGGACAGCTGCGTCAGTCGCTCCGCGACCTGCCAGATCATCAGGGGACAATGCCTGCGCCTGTTGTGCGCCAGGGGGCGCTGGACCTGGAAGGCGAATTGCTAACGCTATGGCGGAAGTTGCTCAAGTCCGATGCCGTTACACTCGACGATGATTTCTTCGCAAGCGGAGGTGACTCACTGCTCGCAATGGAGATGCTGATTCAGCTCGAACAGCTGATCGGCCAAGCCGTACCGGAAAAGATCCTGTTCGGCGCGGAAACCGTCCGGCAACTCGTCCGAAAGATTGACACGCAAATCGACACCCAAGCGACGTCGTTCATCCACTTTCACGCCGGCGGGAATCGACACCCCTTGCACTTCTTCAATGGAGACCTCGTAAGAGGACACGCGAGCGTGCGGCGGATGGTTGAGCTGCTCGGTCCCGATCATCCGATCATCTCCATCAATCCGCAAGGTCTTCGTGGAGAGTCTGTCCCGCCCTCGATCGAGCAGATGGCCGCCGACCACCTGCCGCTTATCCTGAAACAGCAAGCTCATGGCCCTTTCTTCCTGGGCGGAAAATGTAACGGCGCAATGGTGGCGTTCGAAACAGCGCGCCAGCTGATGGCTGCTGGACACAAGGTTCAAATGGTTGCGATGGTCGACCCACCGACCGTTAATGCCCGTGCGCTGACGCGAGCGATCGTCGCGCTGATGAAGCCCCTGGTTCCAAGTCGCGTCTTGCGCCAAATCTTTGAGCTAATGGCACAGTTGGAGCGGTACGCCAAGCGTTCGGCGAGCAAGCCGATTGTAATCGCCAACTCCGAAGTTCCACGGCCGCTGTGGGACGCCTATTCCTTCGCGATGGCGCGATATCTTCCGGCCCCGCTCGACGTCCCCGTGGTTTTCTACGCCGCCGAACACGATGGTCAGGGATGGCGGCGTCTCAGTTCTCGATTGGAAGTCGTCCAGGTGCCTTGGGGACATCAGGGCTGCCTGAGCGTCGGTGCGGCACGGCTGGTTGATCATCTGCGGCAAAGGATCGATGCTCTGGTTGATGGTGCACCCTCTGCCATTGAACAGCACGCGTCGCCAATGTTTTCTCACGGGGAGAAAATCGGTGACACACCGTGA